The sequence CCGCGGCCTGTGGCATACGGTGTGGGGGACGTATGCCAGCCACATTTTTTATTTTAAACCAGCCTTAGACCTGCCTCGATAATCATTGCTTGCACAAGCGCACTTTTGCTCTACGCATTGAGCCAACGCTTCATCATCATGACAAGCGTGTTGAAAAGTCCGCTGCATCCAACACGAGTCTAGTACAACTCTCCTGATAGCATCACTCTTCGGGGAACATTGCTTTAAATAAGTGCTCTACTTTTTCCTGTCTAGCGCGTCCCTCTGTGAAGCCTATTGCTGCATAGAAATCAGCATCGTAGTTGCGCGTGCGAATAACAATAGGCATTGGAACGGCATGACCTAAAATTAAGACTTGCTGGCGCGTATCTAAACTTGCTAAAACATTGCGCATGCCACCAGCATTGCTGACACCGCTCAGCACCGCATTGATATCCTTTTCATCGGAGAGTGCCGCAATGATTTTCGTGCCGATTTGGCTGAGCACCTCATCATCAATACCAGAGGGGCGCTGGTCGACAAGCAAAAGCGAGACATAATACTTTCGCAGTTCTCGTGCGATTTTGCCAAACGAGGTTTGCGAGGCAGCACGCGGATTGAGAAACTTGTGTGCTTCCTCAATGGTAATGACAAGTTGCTTTGGCTTATTTTGTAAGCTTTGTGTGCACAGATACTTATCGGTTGCATCTTTGTAGGCTTTCTCGACGTGGCGCGTGATGATATTGGCAACAAGCAAGTAGCTAAGCATGTTGTCATATTTACCAAACTCGATAACGACACTGACACCGCGCTGCAAATCCTTAATAAGTTCTTCGATGACATTCAACTTATCTTTATTGTTACTAAAATCTAGAAATTCGCACACTGAGCGGAGTCTACGCAAGCGTCTCAAAAGGGCTTGCATAGAATTCAGCATGAGATTTTTCTTTTTTGCAAATTCTTGTGCTTCTTCTGGATTGTCCATCAGATTCATGGAGTGGCGTAACCAATCTTCCCCAAACTCGCCTTTGAGAATGCTTGTATATTCTGCAGCTGTTGGGGGGAGCCCCAGTTCATCTTGCAAAAGCAAAATGTCTTCTGGCTCAATTGTGTTGGTGCCAAGGCGTACTTCACGATCGCAGTATGCACCACGACTTCGGGTACTGGCAGGGTCGAGCGAGTATATTTTGACCTTGCCGCGTGAGGCAAAGAGCGGTTGCAAGCCTTTCACAGAAGATTGCCCCGGAGCCTCAGATGTGCCTTTTGTACCATATTCACTGTGCATATCAAAGACGAGATTAACTGCTGTGTCGGTTTTGATAAGTCCAGCAAGCAATAAGCGCGTAATGAAGGTTTTGCCTGTGCCTGTGCGACCAAAGACTGCACTACTGCGCTCGGCAAAGCGTTCCAAATCAAGGCAAACAGGTTGCGACATATTGAGCGGCGTGCCAATGTAAAAGAATTTGCGCTTTTCGGTTTCGTTGCGTGATTCTGTGCCGAATACGCTAGCAATGTCTTCATCAGTAGCTTCAGCTACAGCAGCAAAGTGAGGGGGGATGGTCTTAACTGGTTCTATCACAGCGTCCTTGTGTTTTTCACGCATGAGCATCGGATGCAGCGAGACAATCGAGTAGGTCAGCGTGCCAGAAACAATGTGCCGAATTAAGTCATGATGAAAGTTAGGTGGGCTGGAGAGCAAGTCCTCATTTTTAGCCGCAAGACGCATATCGGTGATAATAGAGAAAAAATCGTATTGCTCGCCTTCCACGACAAGAAATTTTCCAGCTCTGATACTCTCAAGCGGAACATGCTCCAAGAGCTTCATATCAAGCCCTTCTAAAAGTGAGCCACGAATGATGTTACCAAGTACAGTTCTATTCATGCTACCTTTCTCCTATAAGGTGATGTGTTTTGTGACTTTAACATTGCAAATGTTGCCTTTTTGGATATTGCTTATGTTTTTGTGTTGCCTCTGTGGTGTTACGGCAAAGTTAGCGCTCTGCAAATCATTTGGCTTAAAGAGCATGTGCAGAACGTCGGGCAAGACAAGTGCTTTCTCAACACTTCGCATCGTAGCAAGTAAAAAACTTGGTGCAACAGAGTACAAGTATTACGCATATTCGTGAACGCAGGCGCGTGAGACGTTCAGCAAAATACAGTGTGCTTGAGCAATTTCAATTCAGAATATCGCAAAATGAGAATGTCCTTCTTGGAGACTTTGAGAAAAAAAGCAGTAAGTTGTATATTAGAATTTCAAAATTTTTGCCACTTTAGCTCAGTCGGTAGAGCAGCTGTTTCGTAAATAGCAGGTCGCGGGTTCGAGTCCCGCAGGTGGCTCGGCAGGCTTCGGCTTGCATCAAAAGCGCGATGCCCAAGTTTTCTATCCAAGGCTTTAACATCTCAAATTTTCCAAATGCAAGAAGGTATTATTTCTCAAATTATCGGTCCCGTTATTGATGTCGATTTTCCTAACGGTGACCTGCCAGCGATTATGACCGCCTTAACCGTCAAGCGTCCTGATGGCAGTGAACTTGTGCTTGAAGTGCAGCAGCAT is a genomic window of [Chlorobium] sp. 445 containing:
- a CDS encoding ATPase, with the protein product MNRTVLGNIIRGSLLEGLDMKLLEHVPLESIRAGKFLVVEGEQYDFFSIITDMRLAAKNEDLLSSPPNFHHDLIRHIVSGTLTYSIVSLHPMLMREKHKDAVIEPVKTIPPHFAAVAEATDEDIASVFGTESRNETEKRKFFYIGTPLNMSQPVCLDLERFAERSSAVFGRTGTGKTFITRLLLAGLIKTDTAVNLVFDMHSEYGTKGTSEAPGQSSVKGLQPLFASRGKVKIYSLDPASTRSRGAYCDREVRLGTNTIEPEDILLLQDELGLPPTAAEYTSILKGEFGEDWLRHSMNLMDNPEEAQEFAKKKNLMLNSMQALLRRLRRLRSVCEFLDFSNNKDKLNVIEELIKDLQRGVSVVIEFGKYDNMLSYLLVANIITRHVEKAYKDATDKYLCTQSLQNKPKQLVITIEEAHKFLNPRAASQTSFGKIARELRKYYVSLLLVDQRPSGIDDEVLSQIGTKIIAALSDEKDINAVLSGVSNAGGMRNVLASLDTRQQVLILGHAVPMPIVIRTRNYDADFYAAIGFTEGRARQEKVEHLFKAMFPEE